In Kordia antarctica, the following proteins share a genomic window:
- the hppD gene encoding 4-hydroxyphenylpyruvate dioxygenase, whose product MAAEIKNLKDLQNTEYGLKKLFDDAQDFLPLLGTDYVELYVGNAKQSAHFYKTAFGFQSEAYAGLETGVKDRVSYVLKQDKIRLVLTTPLGKGGEVNEHIDLHGDGVKVVALWVDDATKAFEETTKRGAKPYMKPTKEEDANGHVIRSGIYTYGETVHIFVERKNYKGLFLPGYKKWESHYNPKDVGLKFIDHMVGNVGWGKMKEWCDFYAKVMGFAQIISFTDDDISTEFTALMSKVMSNGNGRIKFPINEPAKGKKKSQIEEYLDFYNGAGVQHIAVATDNIIETVSQMRERGVEFLYVPEEYYDDLLDRVGEIDEDVAELRKHGILIDRDDEGYLLQIFTKTIVDRPTMFFEVIQRKGAQSFGVGNFKALFEAIEREQEARGTL is encoded by the coding sequence ATGGCAGCAGAAATAAAAAACTTAAAAGATTTACAAAATACAGAATACGGACTCAAAAAATTATTTGACGACGCACAAGATTTTCTTCCATTATTGGGAACTGACTATGTAGAATTATATGTTGGAAACGCAAAACAATCGGCACACTTTTACAAAACGGCATTTGGTTTTCAATCGGAAGCATATGCAGGATTAGAAACAGGCGTAAAAGACAGGGTTTCATACGTGCTAAAACAAGATAAAATCAGATTGGTTTTAACAACGCCACTTGGAAAAGGCGGCGAAGTCAACGAACATATTGATTTGCATGGCGATGGCGTAAAAGTAGTTGCACTTTGGGTAGATGATGCTACAAAAGCGTTTGAAGAAACGACCAAAAGAGGCGCAAAACCATACATGAAGCCAACCAAGGAAGAAGATGCGAATGGACATGTAATTCGTTCAGGAATTTACACATATGGCGAAACGGTTCATATCTTTGTAGAGCGTAAAAACTACAAAGGTCTCTTCTTGCCAGGCTATAAAAAATGGGAATCTCACTATAATCCTAAAGATGTTGGACTAAAATTCATAGATCACATGGTAGGAAATGTTGGTTGGGGAAAAATGAAAGAATGGTGTGATTTCTATGCGAAAGTAATGGGTTTTGCCCAAATTATCTCGTTTACGGATGATGATATCTCAACAGAATTTACCGCATTAATGAGTAAAGTAATGAGTAACGGAAATGGTAGAATCAAATTTCCAATCAACGAACCAGCAAAAGGAAAAAAGAAATCACAAATAGAAGAATACCTAGATTTTTATAATGGCGCTGGCGTGCAACACATTGCAGTTGCTACAGATAATATCATTGAAACGGTTTCGCAAATGCGGGAAAGAGGCGTGGAATTCTTATATGTTCCTGAAGAATATTATGATGACTTACTAGATAGAGTTGGAGAAATAGATGAAGATGTCGCAGAACTCAGAAAACACGGAATCTTAATTGACAGAGATGACGAAGGATACTTATTGCAAATTTTCACAAAAACAATTGTAGACAGACCAACAATGTTCTTTGAAGTTATTCAACGAAAAGGCGCACAATCGTTCGGAGTCGGAAACTTCAAAGCATTATTTGAAGCTATTGAAAGAGAACAAGAAGCGCGCGGAACATTGTAA
- a CDS encoding tryptophan 2,3-dioxygenase family protein, whose translation MTREELLAAIDKKYLDMGQDPNVHLSGLLHAEPMKYWDFVQLDALLGLQTQRTQLPDEMVFIMYHQINELVFKMILWEMQQIAHVENIEPEKFVMHLMRISRYFDMLSNSFTIMGDGMEVDQYMKFRDTLTPASGFQSAQYRKIEIASTELINLIDYRFRTTIDRETPYLHAYNNMYWQVAGNDHKTGKRSKLMVNFDEKYKKELIEWMKEYNTINLWTKFKQLPRDFQNNKELINAMRHYDHTVNISWVMHHYHAAGKYINSEKGNAEATGGSDWQKYMHPKYQKRIFFPELWSEDELQHWGITNLEGYKTLK comes from the coding sequence ATGACTAGAGAAGAATTACTAGCAGCCATAGACAAAAAATATTTGGATATGGGACAAGATCCAAATGTGCATCTTTCAGGATTATTACACGCCGAACCTATGAAATACTGGGATTTCGTTCAACTAGATGCGCTTTTAGGATTACAAACACAACGTACGCAATTGCCCGATGAAATGGTTTTTATCATGTATCATCAAATCAATGAATTGGTTTTTAAGATGATTCTATGGGAAATGCAACAAATAGCGCATGTAGAAAATATTGAACCCGAAAAATTCGTCATGCATCTCATGCGAATCAGTCGTTATTTTGATATGCTTTCCAACTCATTTACCATTATGGGCGATGGAATGGAAGTAGATCAATACATGAAATTCCGTGATACATTAACGCCAGCAAGTGGTTTTCAATCTGCGCAATACCGAAAAATTGAAATTGCTTCAACGGAACTCATCAATCTAATTGATTACAGATTCAGAACTACCATTGATCGTGAAACTCCATACTTACACGCCTATAACAATATGTATTGGCAAGTTGCAGGAAACGATCACAAAACAGGAAAGCGTAGCAAATTGATGGTAAATTTTGATGAGAAATATAAAAAGGAACTCATTGAATGGATGAAAGAATACAATACCATTAACCTTTGGACAAAATTTAAGCAATTGCCAAGAGACTTTCAAAACAATAAAGAACTCATCAATGCGATGCGTCATTACGATCATACTGTAAATATTAGTTGGGTAATGCATCATTATCATGCGGCAGGAAAATATATAAACTCTGAAAAAGGAAATGCAGAAGCGACAGGCGGAAGCGATTGGCAAAAATATATGCATCCAAAATATCAAAAAAGAATCTTTTTTCCAGAACTTTGGAGTGAAGACGAGCTTCAACATTGGGGAATCACCAATTTAGAAGGCTATAAAACGCTAAAATAA
- a CDS encoding T9SS type A sorting domain-containing protein codes for MKLKCITFSAVFLFFLGTTSAQTIPFSRDNTVDITILVKDTLGAQGSQQSFEFIASETQTVHTNSNVRFRVKLDYQSSVDNISYFRLYYKLTSEVNGFTVPNHGITVPVLIPPVRKDSTRVHVNNLHLGSYPYVITTNYVPTETSYTAQFDLVKYENELDYIYHGNHTNGPSLPVHLITNAGTLPSSQGSRNHFSITTYPNPSNEFVTIDRFNASTENIPLQKIPLQVTLFNRKGIRVISYNLMPISVKNNTELYRLDITQLPKGMYFCKIKHGKNTHVKTIVKK; via the coding sequence ATGAAATTAAAATGTATTACATTCTCAGCAGTATTCTTGTTTTTCTTAGGAACAACAAGTGCGCAAACCATTCCATTTTCTAGAGACAATACCGTTGATATTACCATCTTGGTAAAAGATACTCTTGGAGCTCAAGGATCACAACAATCATTTGAATTTATTGCTTCTGAAACCCAAACCGTACACACTAATAGTAACGTTCGTTTTAGGGTAAAACTTGACTATCAATCTAGTGTAGACAACATTAGCTATTTTAGATTGTACTATAAATTAACCTCTGAAGTTAATGGGTTTACGGTTCCGAATCATGGAATTACAGTGCCTGTATTAATACCTCCTGTACGAAAAGATTCAACACGTGTCCATGTCAATAATCTTCATCTTGGTAGTTATCCTTATGTTATAACAACAAATTATGTGCCTACAGAGACAAGCTACACGGCACAATTTGATTTGGTAAAATATGAAAATGAACTAGATTATATCTATCATGGTAATCATACAAATGGTCCATCTTTACCTGTACACTTAATTACAAATGCTGGCACTTTACCTTCTTCTCAAGGTTCGAGGAATCATTTTTCTATAACAACATATCCAAATCCTAGTAATGAATTTGTAACTATTGACCGTTTTAATGCTTCAACTGAAAATATTCCTTTACAGAAGATTCCATTACAAGTTACGCTGTTTAATAGAAAAGGAATCCGAGTTATTTCTTATAATCTGATGCCGATAAGTGTAAAAAATAATACAGAATTATATAGATTAGATATTACTCAGTTGCCAAAAGGAATGTATTTCTGTAAAATTAAACATGGGAAAAATACACACGTTAAAACCATTGTGAAAAAATAA
- a CDS encoding helix-turn-helix domain-containing protein: protein MILRISHMLQIIWVRKLPFIICCALMLYSNFVLGQEEKTKLEELVSKETQLFISQSDSIEKIEELIQDIFYAKKDTLLGLQYSKYFLERGKTQENYEIQYFSSFQIAYVEYNRSDYKQALKYAYQSVKVAEKLQDTINSISSNILLGSTWYVLGNYEDALESYLTAKELASHIENSSYEIICLTNVANTRIKLNRYEDALKSYDLIIKTLDEKKDASFVQFKETYLSSLLGKGLCLIELGIYQKAQETFDKGIKLAEANDLQIYKGYFYISLGKLSYEKKEYHASLGFLKQGKDKLQNYSGLQNNLRIADYYVAKCYYQQKKYEEAILLLDENFERIGDNLLADKLEEMYQLAIDISKIQTDQNKQVIYYSKLREITKFKRDRKSAAKDLLHNDDLKDYDIRNEKLENEKTQSLIDKRIISTISIVILILLLTIFLLYRRKTKIKEQKFLAIIEKISHHQLKDTSQKVSQDYKIKDEKAKVILEKLQELENTHFYLSQDCNLYTTAKLLNTNTTYLSKALNDVKKQSFNQYLNKLRIDYVLVKLKEDSVFRSYTIHAVSKEIGYKSATTFIKEFKNKTGLNPSYYIKKIEN from the coding sequence ATGATATTAAGAATTTCTCACATGCTACAAATTATTTGGGTTCGAAAATTACCTTTTATTATATGTTGCGCACTTATGCTGTATTCCAATTTTGTTTTAGGGCAAGAAGAAAAAACAAAGCTTGAGGAATTAGTTTCTAAAGAAACGCAGTTATTTATTTCGCAATCTGATTCTATAGAAAAGATTGAGGAATTGATTCAAGATATTTTTTACGCGAAAAAAGACACTTTATTGGGTTTACAATATTCTAAATATTTTTTAGAAAGAGGCAAAACACAGGAAAATTATGAGATTCAATATTTTTCTAGCTTTCAAATTGCGTATGTAGAATATAATAGATCTGATTATAAACAAGCATTAAAATATGCGTATCAATCCGTTAAGGTTGCAGAAAAATTACAAGATACTATTAACTCCATAAGTAGTAATATTTTACTTGGCAGTACTTGGTATGTGTTAGGAAATTATGAGGATGCACTTGAATCGTATCTGACAGCGAAAGAATTAGCTTCACATATAGAAAATTCATCTTACGAAATTATATGTCTTACGAATGTAGCAAACACGCGCATCAAACTGAATAGGTATGAAGATGCGCTGAAAAGTTATGATTTGATTATTAAAACTTTGGACGAGAAAAAAGATGCTTCATTTGTGCAGTTTAAAGAAACCTATTTGAGTTCGCTTTTAGGAAAAGGATTGTGTTTAATTGAATTAGGAATTTATCAAAAAGCGCAAGAAACGTTTGATAAAGGTATAAAGTTGGCTGAAGCAAATGATTTGCAAATTTATAAAGGTTATTTCTATATTAGTTTAGGAAAACTTTCTTATGAGAAAAAAGAATATCATGCATCGCTAGGCTTTCTGAAACAAGGAAAAGATAAGCTTCAGAATTATAGCGGTTTGCAGAATAATCTACGCATTGCTGATTATTATGTGGCAAAATGTTATTACCAGCAAAAGAAATATGAAGAAGCTATTTTATTGTTGGATGAAAATTTTGAACGTATTGGCGATAATTTATTAGCTGATAAACTTGAAGAAATGTATCAATTGGCAATTGATATTTCTAAGATTCAAACTGACCAGAATAAGCAGGTAATTTATTATAGCAAATTAAGAGAAATCACCAAATTTAAAAGAGATAGAAAGTCAGCAGCTAAAGATTTGTTACACAACGATGATTTGAAGGATTATGATATTAGGAATGAAAAATTGGAAAATGAGAAAACTCAGAGTTTGATAGATAAGAGAATTATAAGCACAATTTCTATTGTAATTTTGATTCTATTACTGACGATTTTTTTGTTGTATCGCAGAAAAACTAAAATAAAGGAACAAAAGTTTTTGGCAATCATTGAAAAAATTTCACATCATCAACTCAAAGATACATCTCAAAAAGTTTCTCAAGATTATAAAATAAAAGACGAAAAGGCTAAAGTAATATTAGAAAAGCTTCAAGAATTAGAAAACACTCATTTTTATCTTTCTCAAGATTGTAATTTATACACTACAGCAAAATTACTCAATACCAACACGACCTATTTATCTAAAGCATTGAATGACGTAAAAAAACAATCTTTTAATCAATATTTGAATAAACTCCGAATTGACTACGTTTTGGTAAAACTAAAAGAAGATTCTGTGTTTAGGTCGTATACTATTCATGCAGTTTCCAAAGAGATCGGATATAAAAGTGCAACTACTTTCATTAAAGAGTTTAAGAATAAAACTGGCTTAAATCCTTCCTACTATATTAAAAAAATAGAAAATTAG
- a CDS encoding DUF3108 domain-containing protein: MKRTLTILFLLTCIASQAQKKESAFQSGEWFKFRIHYGFINASYATLEIKDEYLNGKSVYHVVGKGKTTGFASWFFKVDDNYESYFDKETGMPYKFVRKIDEGGHTKDVEIDFKHEKEKALVNDRKHNTKTEYDIEKDVQDMVSAFYYLRNNYNIDDIKVGDEIVLNMFFDKENFKFKLKYLGEETMSTKFGKVPCLKFRPYVQKGRVFKENESLTLWVSNDQNKVPIRIKASLAVGSLKADLEAFKGLKHPFKIVVD, translated from the coding sequence ATGAAACGTACACTTACTATACTATTCTTGCTCACATGCATCGCATCGCAAGCACAAAAAAAAGAAAGCGCATTCCAATCAGGCGAATGGTTTAAATTTAGAATTCACTACGGATTCATAAACGCTAGTTATGCTACTTTAGAAATCAAAGACGAATATCTTAACGGAAAAAGTGTATACCACGTTGTAGGAAAAGGAAAAACTACAGGATTTGCAAGCTGGTTTTTCAAAGTAGATGACAATTACGAAAGCTATTTTGACAAAGAAACTGGAATGCCATACAAATTTGTTCGTAAAATTGACGAAGGTGGACACACAAAAGATGTGGAAATTGACTTTAAACACGAAAAAGAAAAGGCGTTAGTCAACGATAGAAAACACAATACAAAAACAGAGTACGACATAGAAAAAGATGTACAAGACATGGTTTCTGCATTCTACTACTTGCGTAATAACTACAATATTGACGATATAAAAGTTGGTGATGAAATTGTGTTGAATATGTTTTTTGACAAAGAAAACTTCAAATTCAAGCTAAAATACTTAGGCGAAGAAACAATGAGTACAAAATTTGGAAAAGTTCCTTGTTTAAAATTCAGACCTTATGTACAAAAAGGACGCGTTTTCAAGGAAAATGAAAGTTTAACATTATGGGTTTCTAATGATCAAAACAAAGTTCCAATTCGGATCAAAGCAAGTTTAGCTGTAGGTTCATTAAAAGCAGATTTAGAAGCTTTCAAAGGATTAAAACATCCATTCAAAATAGTTGTAGACTAA